The Bos indicus isolate NIAB-ARS_2022 breed Sahiwal x Tharparkar chromosome X, NIAB-ARS_B.indTharparkar_mat_pri_1.0, whole genome shotgun sequence genome has a window encoding:
- the DUSP9 gene encoding dual specificity protein phosphatase 9 isoform X1 translates to MEGLGRSCLWLRRELSPPRPRLLLLDCRSRELYESARIGGALSVALPALLLRRLRRGSLSVRALLPGPPLQPPPPAPVLLYDQGGGRHRRTEAEAEEWEADSVLGTLLQKLREEGYLAYYLQGGFSRFQAECPHLCETSLDRQGGPSMAPLPSPVVGLGGLCLGSDCSDVDSEPDRDAMSCGLDSEGATPPPAGLLPSFPVQILPNLYLGSARDSANVESLAKLGIRYILNVTPNLPNLFEKNGDFHYKQIPISDHWSQNLSQFFPEAIAFIDEALSQNCGVLVHCLAGVSRSVTVTVAYLMQKLHLSLNDAYDLVKRKKSNISPNFSFMGQLLDFERSLQLEERRARERGSGGQESAASDPPSFFTTPTSDGVFELDAT, encoded by the exons ATGGAGGGTCTGGGCCGCTCGTGCCTGTGGCTGCGCCGGGAGCTGTCGCCCCCGCGCCCGCGGCTGTTGCTGCTTGACTGCCGCAGCCGTGAGCTCTACGAGTCGGCGCGCATCGGTGGGGCGCTGAGCGTGGCCCTGCCCGCGCTGCTGCTGCGCCGCCTGCGGCGAGGGAGCCTGTCGGTGCGAGCGCTACTACCGGGGCCGCCGCTGCagccaccgccccccgccccggtgCTCCTGTACGACCAGGGCGGGGGCCGGCACCGGCGCACCGAGGCCGAGGCCGAGGAGTGGGAGGCCGACTCGGTGCTGGGCACTCTGCTGCAGAAGCTTCGGGAGGAAGGCTACCTGGCCTACTACCTACAGG GTGGCTTCAGCAGATTCCAGGCCGAGTGCCCTCACCTCTGTGAGACCAGCCTCGACCGCCAGGGGGGCCCGAGCATGGCCCCACTGCCCAGCCcagtggtggggctggggggcctgTGCCTGGGCTCCGACTGCTCTGATGTGGATTCCGAGCCTGACCGTGATGCCATGAGCTGCGGCCTGGATTCTGAGGGCGCCACACCCCCCCCAGCGGGGCTGCTGCCGTCCTTCCCTGTCCAGATCTTGCCCAACCTGTACCTGGGCAGTGCCCGTGATTCAGCCAACGTGGAGAGCTTGGCCAAGCTGGGCATCCGCTACATCCTCAATGTCACCCCCAACCTCCCCAACCTCTTCGAGAAGAATGGCGACTTTCACTACAAGCAGATCCCCATCTCGGACCACTGGAGCCAGAACTTGTCCCAGTTCTTTCCGGAGGCCATCGCGTTCATTG ACGAGGCCTTGTCGCAGAACTGCGGGGTGCTCGTTCACTGTCTGGCGGGTGTCAGCCGGTCCGTCACTGTCACCGTGGCCTACCTCATGCAGAAGCTGCACCTCTCGCTCAACGATGCCTACGATCTGGTCAAGAGGAAGAAGTCCAACATCTCGCCCAACTTCAGCTTCATGGGGCAGCTGCTGGACTTCGAGCGCAGCCTGCAGCTGGAAGAGCGCCGTGCCCGGGAGAGGGGCAGCGGGGGGCAGGAGTCAGCCGCCTCTGATCCCCCCTCTTTCTTCACCACCCCAACCAGCGATGGTGTCTTTGAGCTGGATGCCACATAG
- the DUSP9 gene encoding dual specificity protein phosphatase 9 isoform X2 → MEGLGRSCLWLRRELSPPRPRLLLLDCRSRELYESARIGGALSVALPALLLRRLRRGSLSVRALLPGPPLQPPPPAPVLLYDQGGGRHRRTEAEAEEWEADSVLGTLLQKLREEGYLAYYLQGGFSRFQAECPHLCETSLDRQGGPSMAPLPSPVVGLGGLCLGSDCSDVDSEPDRDAMSCGLDSEGATPPPAGLLPSFPVQILPNLYLGSARDSANVESLAKLGIRYILNVTPNLPNLFEKNGDFHYKQIPISDHWSQNLSQFFPEAIAFIEAAPLAQRCLRSGQEEEVQHLAQLQLHGAAAGLRAQPAAGRAPCPGEGQRGAGVSRL, encoded by the exons ATGGAGGGTCTGGGCCGCTCGTGCCTGTGGCTGCGCCGGGAGCTGTCGCCCCCGCGCCCGCGGCTGTTGCTGCTTGACTGCCGCAGCCGTGAGCTCTACGAGTCGGCGCGCATCGGTGGGGCGCTGAGCGTGGCCCTGCCCGCGCTGCTGCTGCGCCGCCTGCGGCGAGGGAGCCTGTCGGTGCGAGCGCTACTACCGGGGCCGCCGCTGCagccaccgccccccgccccggtgCTCCTGTACGACCAGGGCGGGGGCCGGCACCGGCGCACCGAGGCCGAGGCCGAGGAGTGGGAGGCCGACTCGGTGCTGGGCACTCTGCTGCAGAAGCTTCGGGAGGAAGGCTACCTGGCCTACTACCTACAGG GTGGCTTCAGCAGATTCCAGGCCGAGTGCCCTCACCTCTGTGAGACCAGCCTCGACCGCCAGGGGGGCCCGAGCATGGCCCCACTGCCCAGCCcagtggtggggctggggggcctgTGCCTGGGCTCCGACTGCTCTGATGTGGATTCCGAGCCTGACCGTGATGCCATGAGCTGCGGCCTGGATTCTGAGGGCGCCACACCCCCCCCAGCGGGGCTGCTGCCGTCCTTCCCTGTCCAGATCTTGCCCAACCTGTACCTGGGCAGTGCCCGTGATTCAGCCAACGTGGAGAGCTTGGCCAAGCTGGGCATCCGCTACATCCTCAATGTCACCCCCAACCTCCCCAACCTCTTCGAGAAGAATGGCGACTTTCACTACAAGCAGATCCCCATCTCGGACCACTGGAGCCAGAACTTGTCCCAGTTCTTTCCGGAGGCCATCGCGTTCATTG AAGCTGCACCTCTCGCTCAACGATGCCTACGATCTGGTCAAGAGGAAGAAGTCCAACATCTCGCCCAACTTCAGCTTCATGGGGCAGCTGCTGGACTTCGAGCGCAGCCTGCAGCTGGAAGAGCGCCGTGCCCGGGAGAGGGGCAGCGGGGGGCAGGAGTCAGCCGCCTCTGA